Below is a window of Blastopirellula marina DNA.
GGAATGAGGTCGACCATTTCTTGCTGCTGCGTGGCAGAATGAGGCGGCGTGACCAAGCCATTTTCGGCAATGTTTTCCTGTTCGGGGATAACTGGTGGGATGGGCGGAGAATCGTTTCCACCTAGCTTCCCCAATACGAACCAAGCAGCGATAGCACCGCTAAGGGCTGCCAATCCACCAACGAGCCAGCGGTTTTCGCGAATCCAGCTTGGACGGAGGTCATCCAAGCGATGCGATCGAGCTTTAGCCGACGCTTTTTCTTTTTGCACCGTCAACTTTGGCGGTGCCTGCCTCTCAACAGAAGGCATCGCAAGTACCGTATTAGCAGCACTTGGCTGAGTATCGGCAGTATAAGTCGAGTCAGGTCGACCGTATGGTTTCAGCGCTTCGACAAGTTCTGCTGGCGTTTGAAAACGATCGTCTGGTTTTTTGGCCATCAAGCGATCCACAATCGCTATGACTTCTGCGGGGATGTCGATTCGTAATTCGGAAATAGGTTTTGGCTGGCGTTCGCAATGGCCAAGAACCTTCTCGAAGGACGATCCGCCTGGGAACGGTGGTTGGCCGACTAACAGATAATAGAGAGTACAACCGAGGCTATAGAGATCGGCGCGGATATCTGCCCGTTTGGAATCGCGAGCTTGCTCTGGGGCCATGTAATCAGGTGTTCCGAGCGCCGTGAAGTCTGCGGTCAGGCCAGGATCATCCGACGCGCCATCCGCTTCGGTGGCAAACCGTGCGAGGCCAAAGTCAAGGATTTTGATCGTGCCCCTCTTCGTCCTCATAAGGTTATGCGGCTTGATATCGCGATGCACCATTCCTTTTTGAAACGCATGCTGCAAACCTTGCGCGGCTTGCATAACATAGTTGCAAGCATGTAACACCGGTAACTGTTTCCGTCTCGAAACAAGTCCCGAGAGACTGATCCCGTCGATGTACTCCATCACGAGAAAATGCATGTCGCCAGCTTGCTCGGCATCGAAAGCGGTCACGATATTTCGATGTGAAAGCTTCGCCGCAGCTTTTACCTCTTGCCGAAATCGCTCGACGGCCAGGTCGCTGCTAACCAGACGAGACGTAATCACTTTCAGCGCGACAGGTCTTTCCATCAGCTTATGCTCGGCCTGATAGACCACG
It encodes the following:
- a CDS encoding serine/threonine-protein kinase, translated to MSETTVSHPSRTELESFFHGTLEESRRQVIEDHIAKCDSCCDVLRTIPHDPLVERIHAATSSVDDGTTPFSSPSSTDIADETGTIPAALLDHPRYRIVRMLGQGGMGVVYQAEHKLMERPVALKVITSRLVSSDLAVERFRQEVKAAAKLSHRNIVTAFDAEQAGDMHFLVMEYIDGISLSGLVSRRKQLPVLHACNYVMQAAQGLQHAFQKGMVHRDIKPHNLMRTKRGTIKILDFGLARFATEADGASDDPGLTADFTALGTPDYMAPEQARDSKRADIRADLYSLGCTLYYLLVGQPPFPGGSSFEKVLGHCERQPKPISELRIDIPAEVIAIVDRLMAKKPDDRFQTPAELVEALKPYGRPDSTYTADTQPSAANTVLAMPSVERQAPPKLTVQKEKASAKARSHRLDDLRPSWIRENRWLVGGLAALSGAIAAWFVLGKLGGNDSPPIPPVIPEQENIAENGLVTPPHSATQQQEMVDLIPHVDLDGDVVAGQWERTDDGQLHVDAAEDARIMINYTPPREYDFEVMFTRHSGDQSIALHFVDGDGEATFDVDGWLENLAGIQNIDGQDARANPTRTDNVSLVNGQTYTISLRVRRDRVEAFLDGKLLTTYLGDGSDLSYLGLWALPRPSLGLGAYDSETTFHSVRLRPISN